Proteins encoded by one window of Synechococcus sp. MVIR-18-1:
- a CDS encoding FKBP-type peptidyl-prolyl cis-trans isomerase, with the protein MREILISTAVFVSCLMVAFISQLVSPSTVIAATPSTMASSNATTVQEAVVQAVANPMELDPDNPNPSLFAMAADTNLADASALGGPMEAEKPQVTASGLKITDLVVGTGDVASSGQNVVVNYRGTLEDGTQFDASYDRGTPFEFPLGAGRVIKGWDEGVQGMKVGGKRKLVIPPDLGYGKRGAGRVIPPNATLIFEVELLDIKK; encoded by the coding sequence GTGCGCGAGATCTTGATCAGCACCGCTGTGTTTGTGTCCTGTCTGATGGTGGCGTTCATCAGCCAATTGGTGTCGCCCTCCACGGTGATTGCCGCAACGCCATCCACCATGGCCAGTAGCAATGCGACGACTGTCCAAGAGGCTGTCGTTCAGGCCGTGGCCAATCCCATGGAACTCGACCCCGACAACCCCAATCCCAGTTTGTTTGCGATGGCTGCCGATACCAACCTGGCTGACGCCTCAGCCCTCGGCGGTCCGATGGAAGCAGAGAAACCTCAGGTCACCGCGAGTGGCCTAAAAATCACCGATCTCGTTGTGGGCACTGGTGACGTAGCCAGCTCTGGACAAAACGTGGTGGTGAACTACCGCGGCACCCTCGAAGACGGCACGCAATTTGATGCCAGCTATGACCGTGGCACCCCGTTTGAATTTCCGCTTGGGGCCGGTCGGGTGATCAAGGGTTGGGATGAAGGCGTGCAAGGCATGAAAGTGGGCGGAAAGCGCAAGCTGGTGATCCCCCCTGACCTCGGCTACGGCAAGCGTGGTGCTGGCCGCGTGATCCCTCCAAACGCAACCCTGATTTTTGAAGTCGAACTACTAGACATCAAAAAGTGA
- the sodX gene encoding nickel-type superoxide dismutase maturation protease: MGLLDLLLFFCGRRRVMQVKGYSMWPTLKPKDRVIVRPLNQHSELPAIGSIIVCIHPQQPSLRVIKRLSSVADNQITILGDCPDASTDSRQWGSISQSCLIGEVVALASTPLKQGS, encoded by the coding sequence GTGGGTCTTCTCGACCTACTGCTGTTTTTTTGTGGCCGGCGACGCGTCATGCAAGTGAAGGGGTATTCGATGTGGCCAACGCTGAAACCCAAGGACCGCGTCATCGTGCGGCCCCTCAATCAACACTCTGAGCTCCCCGCCATTGGATCCATCATCGTTTGCATCCATCCCCAACAGCCTTCACTCCGGGTGATCAAACGGCTGAGCTCTGTCGCTGACAATCAGATCACCATCCTCGGTGACTGTCCAGATGCCAGCACAGACAGCCGGCAATGGGGAAGCATTTCGCAGAGCTGCTTAATCGGAGAAGTTGTGGCCCTCGCCTCAACGCCGTTAAAACAAGGCAGCTGA
- a CDS encoding LysR family transcriptional regulator translates to MPDPWLDFFVFDWVLLTGSTTSAADSLTLPQSTVSRRFRSFSSQHPVEVRRQGNAYSIISGADYVSQMRFLFARFRSLTSQFTWAIPGPFHSSIAPRFLPGFAISLDHESYPNYSKLLADRYLDIVYSPGFSDPSDGLPFLSSEQYSADSDTCLSLLKFRANLKSSFLDVL, encoded by the coding sequence TTGCCTGATCCTTGGCTTGATTTTTTTGTTTTCGACTGGGTCCTTCTGACTGGTTCCACAACTTCTGCTGCCGATAGTTTGACGCTCCCTCAAAGCACGGTTTCAAGGCGTTTCAGGTCATTCTCTTCTCAACATCCCGTTGAAGTCAGGCGTCAAGGTAATGCTTATTCGATCATCTCTGGTGCTGACTACGTAAGCCAAATGAGATTTCTGTTTGCGCGGTTTCGGAGTCTTACTAGTCAGTTTACTTGGGCAATTCCTGGTCCATTTCATTCCTCTATAGCTCCAAGGTTTCTTCCTGGTTTTGCAATATCTCTCGATCATGAATCCTATCCGAACTACTCTAAGTTGCTTGCTGATCGGTATCTTGATATCGTATATTCTCCTGGTTTTTCGGATCCTTCAGATGGCCTTCCATTCCTTTCTTCAGAGCAGTACTCGGCTGACAGTGACACCTGTCTCAGCCTTCTCAAGTTTCGTGCAAATTTAAAAAGTAGCTTTCTTGATGTTCTTTAA
- the sodN gene encoding superoxide dismutase, Ni — protein sequence MLRSALSAIVRSLPASTVEAHCDGPCGVYDPASTRVHAEAVLAMTKKLKALEAPASAGDHHAGLNTFARFVAVKEDEAQKTKKELLILWTDYFKPEHLATFPDLHDTFWKAAKLCSACKVHIDQGKAEELLAAVEKIHGMFWQSKGRSDAWVTAS from the coding sequence ATGCTTCGCTCGGCTCTATCAGCGATCGTTCGCTCCTTGCCCGCTTCCACCGTTGAAGCCCACTGCGACGGACCCTGCGGTGTGTATGACCCTGCTTCAACTCGTGTTCACGCTGAAGCAGTGCTCGCGATGACCAAGAAGCTCAAGGCGCTTGAGGCTCCTGCTTCTGCTGGAGACCACCACGCTGGTCTCAACACCTTTGCTCGCTTCGTTGCGGTCAAGGAAGATGAAGCCCAAAAGACCAAGAAAGAACTCTTGATCCTTTGGACCGACTACTTCAAGCCCGAGCACCTGGCCACGTTCCCCGATCTCCACGACACCTTCTGGAAAGCGGCGAAACTTTGCAGCGCCTGCAAGGTGCACATCGACCAAGGCAAAGCGGAAGAGCTTCTCGCTGCTGTTGAGAAAATCCACGGCATGTTCTGGCAGTCCAAGGGCCGCAGTGATGCCTGGGTCACCGCCTCCTGA
- a CDS encoding peptidylprolyl isomerase, whose amino-acid sequence MTETVKIFDQKFKPEDLFSLLYELELLPLMIKKYIQKESCSHIKPSEEEQVLFQTSFLQREKISNQQQLEIWLSANSMSEPQLSKQMYHALQLKKSKEEKFGNQAGTTFLENKDDLDQAMYSMIRSSERAKAYELYLRINEEEDTFADLASDYSEGVEKQLNGLIGPIELGRLNPEIAERLRISKKGQLWEPFEEQGWWVILRLERLLPAKLDEAMEERIINDLYNSWIQKEVKKELVLVLENNSHLKELYTPKSPQAELSETETNRNSTIKRVWDRFSRSKNNNI is encoded by the coding sequence ATGACAGAAACCGTGAAAATCTTTGATCAAAAATTTAAACCAGAAGATCTTTTTAGCCTTCTTTACGAATTAGAACTCTTACCATTGATGATCAAAAAATATATTCAAAAAGAATCTTGCTCCCATATTAAACCCTCCGAAGAAGAACAAGTACTGTTCCAAACATCATTCCTCCAGAGGGAAAAGATCTCAAACCAACAACAATTAGAAATCTGGCTAAGTGCAAATAGCATGAGCGAGCCACAACTAAGTAAACAAATGTATCATGCTCTGCAATTAAAAAAATCCAAAGAAGAAAAGTTTGGAAATCAAGCAGGAACAACTTTTCTTGAAAATAAGGATGATCTTGATCAGGCTATGTATTCGATGATTCGTAGTAGTGAACGTGCCAAAGCCTATGAACTATACTTAAGAATCAATGAAGAGGAAGACACATTTGCTGATTTAGCATCTGATTATTCTGAAGGTGTTGAGAAACAGCTTAATGGATTAATCGGCCCAATAGAGCTAGGCAGACTAAATCCAGAAATCGCAGAACGATTACGAATAAGTAAAAAAGGGCAACTTTGGGAGCCGTTCGAAGAGCAAGGTTGGTGGGTTATTCTGCGCCTTGAGAGATTATTGCCAGCCAAGCTTGATGAAGCAATGGAAGAGAGAATTATTAATGACTTATACAACAGCTGGATACAAAAAGAAGTCAAAAAAGAGTTAGTTCTGGTATTAGAAAACAATTCTCACTTAAAGGAACTATATACGCCAAAATCTCCTCAAGCAGAACTATCAGAAACAGAAACAAATAGAAACTCAACCATAAAAAGAGTATGGGATAGATTTTCAAGATCCAAAAATAATAATATTTAG
- a CDS encoding peptidase domain-containing ABC transporter, whose amino-acid sequence MNVLETVYQFSDVVAEEIYEVSEEIDLAMGEYIINFDSQLTHVYILITGRLRQLVQHPNDQNKVLTLAIYESSFVAGWASHQANLSLETISAAEDSKLLKLSHQSWDKITKKHPEIGLLFNQRVTPADLWPLIIRQQGLCLPGSTKELKKWINNLCQESNVYWIFPGTPKSFELSSNKYWIVAENGELEYGTLMTQIELSDIQAKISKPLRLISFPESSLAGTSSFRPKITKESNIPESVDSSSILESDQDSPPNDNLPKETQYRFFESVPGYIPEAISCFRTVGDQLKLPIKVDILKRIFEEQSSKTEGKVSLQLCAAISESLGLKTQLLNLPVNLIGRLKTPSLVHLRDDELCVALASKTGKLLLARPKFGIESLTIEDLTPLSDEASCLPVLILQKTDRTPQKKFDFKWFLPLIKKNKRPLLEVLIASFFVQIFQLMNPLIVQQIVDKVIGQNGMSTLPVLAVLLFSFSLFENVLTAVRTNLFIDTTNRIDISLGEQVIDHLLRLPLTYFDKRPVGELSSRLGELEQIRSFLTGTALTVIMDAVFSVVYIIIMLVYSWVLTIVALLVAPILALLTFSLSPVIRSQLRSKANLNANTQNHLIEILTGIQTVKAQNFELKARWKWKERYSDYVAEGFRNAVTSTTANGLTQFFNQISSLSVLCVGAYLVLKGELTLGQLIAFRIIAGYVTTPLLRLSGLYQSFQQTSISLERLADIIDTPQESTETDQKNIPLAEIQGNITYEELSFRFGKQGPLQLTQVDLDISAGEFAAIVGQSGSGKSTLTKLLTRLYEPNAGRILVDSMDIAKVELYSLRSQIGIVPQDSLLFEGSVQDNISLSNPEATSDEVIAAAKVACAHEFIMSLPSGYASSVGERGGALSGGQRQRIAIARTVLQNPRLLIMDEATSALDYQTERLVSLNLMEYFRGKTVLFITHRLNSIVHADKIVMMHQGQVDEVGTHEELLELKGRYFALFNQQGNT is encoded by the coding sequence ATGAATGTACTCGAAACTGTCTACCAATTCAGTGATGTCGTAGCTGAAGAGATATATGAAGTGTCAGAGGAAATTGACCTCGCGATGGGAGAATATATTATCAATTTTGATTCCCAGTTGACTCATGTATACATACTAATAACTGGTCGGTTAAGACAACTAGTTCAACATCCTAATGATCAGAATAAAGTATTAACTTTAGCAATATATGAATCATCATTCGTAGCTGGATGGGCATCGCATCAAGCTAATCTGTCACTTGAAACAATATCAGCGGCCGAAGATTCAAAGCTCCTGAAACTTAGCCATCAATCATGGGATAAGATAACGAAAAAGCATCCAGAAATTGGTTTATTATTTAATCAAAGAGTGACACCAGCAGATTTATGGCCGCTAATTATTAGACAACAAGGACTTTGTTTGCCAGGCAGTACAAAAGAATTAAAAAAATGGATCAACAATCTATGTCAAGAGTCCAATGTATATTGGATTTTTCCAGGAACACCAAAAAGCTTTGAACTCTCCTCTAACAAATATTGGATTGTTGCTGAAAATGGTGAACTAGAATATGGCACACTTATGACACAAATTGAGCTTAGCGATATACAAGCAAAAATCTCCAAACCATTAAGGTTAATCTCTTTTCCAGAAAGTTCATTGGCTGGAACCTCCTCATTCAGACCAAAAATCACAAAAGAATCTAATATACCAGAGAGTGTAGACAGCTCAAGTATTCTTGAATCAGACCAAGACTCTCCACCTAATGATAATCTTCCGAAAGAAACTCAATATCGCTTCTTTGAATCTGTTCCTGGCTATATCCCAGAAGCAATATCATGCTTTAGAACAGTTGGAGATCAACTAAAGCTTCCTATAAAAGTTGATATACTAAAACGCATATTCGAAGAACAGTCAAGTAAAACAGAGGGAAAAGTATCACTACAGTTATGTGCAGCAATTTCTGAATCATTGGGGTTAAAAACTCAATTACTCAATCTTCCCGTTAATTTAATTGGTAGACTTAAAACACCCTCATTAGTACATTTAAGAGATGACGAACTTTGTGTAGCATTGGCCAGCAAAACTGGTAAGTTACTGCTTGCTAGGCCGAAATTTGGAATTGAATCACTCACCATAGAAGATCTCACACCATTATCTGATGAGGCTAGCTGCCTACCAGTTTTGATTCTTCAGAAAACTGATAGAACGCCTCAGAAGAAATTTGATTTCAAGTGGTTCCTACCATTAATTAAAAAAAATAAGAGACCATTATTGGAAGTTTTAATTGCTTCATTCTTTGTGCAGATTTTTCAACTCATGAATCCTCTTATTGTTCAACAAATTGTTGACAAGGTTATTGGGCAGAATGGAATGAGTACTTTGCCAGTCTTAGCAGTATTACTATTTTCTTTCTCCTTATTTGAGAATGTTCTTACGGCTGTTAGAACTAATCTATTTATCGATACTACTAACAGAATTGATATTTCACTGGGAGAACAAGTCATAGATCATTTACTTAGGCTGCCTCTAACATATTTTGATAAGCGTCCAGTAGGGGAGCTGTCCTCAAGGCTAGGGGAGTTAGAGCAGATTAGATCTTTTCTTACCGGTACGGCTTTAACAGTAATTATGGATGCAGTATTTTCTGTTGTATATATTATAATAATGCTTGTTTATAGTTGGGTGCTTACGATAGTAGCTCTTTTGGTTGCTCCTATTCTCGCTCTGTTAACATTTTCACTATCACCTGTTATTCGGAGCCAACTACGATCAAAGGCGAATTTAAATGCAAATACGCAGAATCATTTGATAGAAATATTGACTGGTATTCAGACTGTCAAGGCACAAAACTTTGAGTTAAAAGCAAGATGGAAATGGAAAGAAAGATATAGTGATTACGTTGCTGAAGGATTCAGGAACGCAGTGACATCTACAACAGCCAACGGTCTTACGCAATTTTTTAATCAAATATCATCTCTGAGTGTTCTTTGTGTCGGTGCATATTTAGTCTTAAAGGGTGAATTAACTTTGGGTCAGCTCATTGCATTTAGAATAATAGCAGGATATGTTACAACTCCACTGCTTAGACTTTCAGGTTTATATCAAAGCTTTCAACAGACTTCGATTTCTCTTGAGAGACTTGCTGATATTATAGACACTCCTCAAGAGTCAACAGAAACTGATCAAAAAAACATTCCATTGGCTGAGATTCAAGGAAATATAACTTATGAAGAGCTATCGTTTAGATTTGGGAAACAAGGTCCACTTCAACTCACTCAGGTTGACCTTGATATTTCAGCTGGCGAGTTTGCCGCTATTGTAGGTCAATCCGGTTCAGGAAAATCTACTCTTACGAAGTTATTAACTCGGTTATATGAACCAAATGCAGGGAGGATTTTAGTTGACTCAATGGATATTGCTAAAGTTGAGCTTTATTCATTACGATCTCAGATCGGCATAGTGCCTCAAGACTCGTTACTTTTTGAAGGTTCTGTACAAGACAATATTTCACTTTCCAACCCAGAAGCAACAAGTGATGAAGTCATTGCTGCGGCCAAAGTTGCATGTGCACACGAATTCATCATGTCTCTCCCAAGTGGTTATGCATCATCAGTTGGAGAAAGAGGTGGTGCATTAAGTGGTGGCCAACGTCAAAGAATAGCAATTGCTAGAACTGTTCTGCAAAATCCAAGGCTCCTAATTATGGATGAAGCAACATCTGCTCTTGATTATCAAACTGAGCGACTTGTCTCCTTGAATCTGATGGAATATTTTCGTGGGAAAACAGTACTTTTCATTACTCATCGTTTAAACTCGATTGTGCATGCTGATAAAATTGTCATGATGCATCAAGGTCAAGTTGACGAAGTAGGGACACATGAAGAGCTCCTAGAGCTTAAAGGTCGATACTTTGCCCTATTTAATCAACAAGGCAACACTTAA
- a CDS encoding phasin family protein has translation MDTANPLQQLLLRGLGTTTLVADRLRYVTQEWVSSGRLDSTHASALVDDVLKALRGETPELEQQMGRNLERNRDNIIQDLGLASQRELDELRGRIDRLEQQLRQKEREE, from the coding sequence ATGGATACTGCTAATCCCCTGCAACAGCTTCTTCTTCGAGGACTCGGCACCACAACGCTTGTTGCCGATCGGCTGCGTTACGTCACCCAGGAATGGGTGAGCAGCGGCCGCCTTGATTCAACCCATGCCTCGGCCCTTGTGGACGATGTGCTCAAGGCTTTGCGCGGCGAAACACCAGAACTCGAGCAGCAGATGGGCCGCAACCTCGAACGCAATCGCGACAACATCATTCAGGACCTCGGTTTGGCCAGTCAGCGAGAACTGGATGAGCTGCGCGGAAGAATCGATCGCCTTGAGCAGCAGTTACGCCAGAAAGAGCGCGAGGAATGA
- the mnmA gene encoding tRNA 2-thiouridine(34) synthase MnmA: protein MSAEAMMSTLTATPAGAEALERLRQWPGEHRVAVGLSGGVDSSLTAALMVEAGWEVEGLTLWLMSGKGACCAEGLVDAAGICEQLGVPHHVVDSRDTFVREIVQGLVDGYRAGITPLPCSKCNRAVKFGPMLAWAERERNLPRIATGHYARIRLDQENGRWKLLRGLDSRKDQSYFLYDLPQEVLARVVFPLGELTKADTRLEAGRHGLRTADKPESQDLCLADHHGSMRAFLDAYLPPRDGEIVLQDGTVVGQHDGIEHFTIGQRKGLGIAWSEPLHVVKLDAAMNQVVVATRAEAGRTGCEVGAVNWVSIAAPPLGSAMEVEVQVRYRSEPVRAHLTCIEANAEDQAGDRPHRCKLTFQEPQFSITPGQGAVFYDGEAVLGGGLIDSPI from the coding sequence ATGTCGGCCGAGGCCATGATGAGCACCCTCACAGCAACCCCAGCCGGTGCCGAGGCCCTGGAGCGATTGCGCCAATGGCCTGGAGAGCATCGTGTGGCCGTCGGACTTTCCGGCGGGGTAGACAGCTCACTCACCGCAGCATTGATGGTGGAAGCCGGCTGGGAGGTGGAGGGCCTCACGCTCTGGCTGATGAGCGGTAAAGGAGCATGCTGCGCCGAAGGCTTGGTGGATGCTGCCGGAATCTGTGAACAACTCGGGGTGCCCCACCACGTGGTGGATTCAAGGGATACGTTCGTTCGCGAAATCGTTCAAGGCTTGGTGGATGGCTACCGGGCTGGCATCACACCCCTGCCCTGTTCGAAATGCAACCGGGCTGTGAAATTCGGGCCGATGCTCGCCTGGGCCGAACGGGAACGCAATCTTCCCAGGATCGCCACAGGTCATTACGCCCGCATCCGTCTGGACCAGGAAAACGGCCGCTGGAAGCTGTTGCGAGGTCTCGACAGCCGCAAAGACCAGAGTTATTTCCTCTATGACCTGCCCCAGGAGGTCTTGGCGCGCGTGGTCTTCCCACTCGGCGAACTCACCAAGGCCGACACCCGCCTTGAAGCCGGGCGCCACGGATTACGCACCGCCGACAAGCCAGAAAGCCAAGACCTTTGCCTGGCCGATCACCACGGCTCCATGCGCGCGTTCCTTGATGCCTACCTTCCGCCACGAGACGGCGAAATCGTGCTGCAAGACGGAACGGTGGTCGGACAGCACGACGGCATTGAACACTTCACCATTGGTCAGCGCAAAGGCTTAGGAATTGCCTGGAGTGAACCGCTGCATGTGGTGAAACTCGATGCCGCCATGAACCAGGTGGTGGTCGCCACGAGGGCAGAAGCTGGCCGCACAGGCTGCGAGGTTGGCGCTGTGAACTGGGTCTCGATCGCCGCACCCCCACTCGGCTCAGCCATGGAGGTGGAGGTGCAAGTGCGCTACCGCAGCGAACCCGTGCGTGCCCATCTCACCTGCATCGAAGCCAATGCTGAAGATCAAGCCGGAGATCGCCCTCATCGCTGCAAGCTCACCTTCCAGGAGCCACAGTTTTCGATCACGCCTGGTCAAGGGGCGGTGTTTTACGACGGCGAGGCCGTGCTGGGCGGGGGCCTGATCGACTCGCCGATTTGA
- a CDS encoding hydantoin utilization protein A has product MLISVLTGFAAGAVHVVGGADHLVAMAPFSLRRPLQAVKSGMAWGGGHSLGVVLLGVVAIFFKDLIHAESMSAWAEFLVGVSLLVIGALAIRTAFGLELHTHDHHHDGSALHRHLHLHLRGQSNHRRHAHAASGLGLLHGLAGAGHLLAVIPALALPVHGAVLYLVAYLCGSMGAMLAVVSTLSMLTMRSSARFLPLLVGCTGGLSIVTGAIWLQKTSAALF; this is encoded by the coding sequence TTGTTGATCAGTGTTTTGACGGGCTTCGCGGCAGGTGCTGTGCACGTTGTTGGGGGTGCTGATCATTTGGTCGCGATGGCCCCCTTTTCCCTAAGGCGACCGTTGCAGGCCGTGAAGTCAGGAATGGCTTGGGGCGGCGGCCACTCGCTTGGGGTGGTGTTGCTCGGTGTTGTTGCGATCTTTTTTAAAGATCTGATCCACGCCGAAAGCATGTCGGCATGGGCTGAATTTTTAGTGGGGGTGTCGTTGCTTGTGATTGGCGCTCTCGCCATTCGAACCGCGTTTGGCTTGGAGTTGCATACCCATGACCATCACCACGATGGTTCGGCCTTGCATCGCCATCTCCATCTGCATCTTCGCGGGCAAAGCAACCATCGCCGCCATGCGCATGCGGCATCGGGCCTTGGCTTGCTCCATGGCTTGGCTGGTGCCGGGCATTTATTGGCCGTGATCCCAGCGCTTGCGCTGCCGGTTCATGGTGCCGTTTTGTACTTAGTTGCTTATTTGTGCGGGTCAATGGGCGCGATGCTCGCCGTGGTGAGCACCCTCTCCATGCTCACGATGCGCAGCAGCGCTCGTTTCCTGCCGCTGTTAGTGGGCTGTACCGGTGGATTGTCGATCGTGACAGGAGCGATCTGGCTCCAGAAAACATCAGCTGCCTTGTTTTAA
- a CDS encoding apolipoprotein N-acyltransferase, which translates to MGNDRSLVLLQGLLGGLLAGVALTMSGPWWMVPALALLWAASPSSLASALWGGVAVLVSHRWLLALHPLMWIGVPAWLSLPVAAGIWLACALLAALLLACWSGFVNRLPLRGSLSHAVLAAAVWGLAEVALSQSPVFWIGVGGSVLPADPPLAALSRWIGEGGLAALQLLLGWWLWRLLTMSRRDSGWPGLLAGGLLSLVVVHGVGARLLQTPPTIGGQADLSEYSVGLWQPAIPTREKFSAQRQRDLPGRLQAALQEADAAAADWLLAPEGTLPLNDSLSASAPIPLMSGGFRWSRGRQHSAMVLVEAGGTTPVASIDKHRLVPLGEWVPSWPGLSGLSAIGGLEAGEPSRLWRWGGPPAAVAICYEISNGAALARAVADGAEWILAAANLDPYPRLLQQQYLALAQLRSLETARPLLSTANTGPTAMIRANGQVAQRLASFDPGLLVVPFQPRKGLTGYVRWGEAPLLLIIGASSLMLIKSASRSGPRPARPRRRKTPPLDQA; encoded by the coding sequence ATGGGAAATGACCGATCCCTGGTGCTTCTGCAGGGGCTGCTGGGGGGACTGTTGGCAGGCGTTGCCCTGACGATGTCGGGCCCTTGGTGGATGGTGCCGGCTCTGGCGCTGCTCTGGGCCGCGTCTCCTAGTTCTCTGGCCTCCGCGCTCTGGGGTGGAGTGGCCGTCCTCGTGAGCCATCGCTGGTTGCTGGCGTTGCATCCCTTGATGTGGATCGGTGTTCCCGCCTGGCTCAGCCTGCCAGTGGCTGCTGGGATCTGGTTGGCCTGTGCCCTGCTGGCCGCCCTGTTGCTTGCCTGTTGGAGTGGTTTTGTGAATCGCCTGCCCTTGCGGGGAAGCTTGAGCCATGCCGTGCTGGCTGCGGCTGTTTGGGGGTTGGCGGAAGTGGCCCTATCGCAAAGCCCTGTGTTTTGGATTGGGGTCGGTGGCAGTGTGCTCCCGGCCGATCCACCCCTCGCTGCGTTGAGTCGCTGGATCGGTGAGGGCGGACTGGCTGCTCTGCAACTGCTGCTCGGCTGGTGGCTGTGGCGTTTGCTCACGATGTCTCGTAGAGACTCGGGTTGGCCTGGACTGCTCGCTGGCGGCCTGCTGAGCCTTGTTGTTGTTCACGGGGTAGGGGCCCGGCTGCTGCAGACCCCTCCAACGATTGGAGGGCAAGCCGATCTGTCGGAGTACAGCGTTGGCCTCTGGCAACCCGCCATTCCCACCCGTGAAAAATTTTCTGCGCAACGCCAACGGGATCTGCCCGGACGCCTACAAGCTGCGCTTCAAGAGGCTGATGCCGCTGCTGCGGACTGGCTGTTGGCACCAGAAGGCACATTGCCGCTCAACGATTCCCTCAGCGCATCCGCTCCGATTCCATTGATGAGCGGGGGGTTTCGCTGGTCGCGGGGACGTCAGCACAGCGCCATGGTTTTGGTGGAGGCTGGAGGCACCACTCCGGTGGCCTCGATTGATAAGCATCGACTGGTTCCATTGGGGGAGTGGGTTCCGTCCTGGCCAGGCCTCAGCGGCCTTTCGGCCATCGGCGGCCTGGAGGCTGGAGAGCCATCCAGGCTGTGGCGTTGGGGTGGTCCACCCGCTGCCGTTGCCATCTGCTACGAGATCAGCAATGGAGCGGCCTTAGCTCGCGCCGTTGCTGATGGGGCGGAGTGGATCCTTGCTGCAGCCAACCTTGACCCCTATCCCCGCCTCCTGCAGCAGCAGTATTTGGCTTTGGCTCAGCTGCGCAGTCTGGAAACGGCCAGACCGCTGTTATCAACAGCGAATACCGGTCCAACGGCCATGATCCGAGCGAATGGGCAGGTTGCACAGCGCTTGGCGTCGTTTGATCCAGGCCTGTTGGTGGTGCCATTTCAACCCCGTAAGGGTTTGACGGGATATGTGCGCTGGGGAGAGGCTCCCCTGCTGTTGATCATCGGAGCCTCGTCGCTGATGTTGATCAAATCGGCGAGTCGATCAGGCCCCCGCCCAGCACGGCCTCGCCGTCGTAAAACACCGCCCCTTGACCAGGCGTGA